A single Triticum dicoccoides isolate Atlit2015 ecotype Zavitan chromosome 2A, WEW_v2.0, whole genome shotgun sequence DNA region contains:
- the LOC119352319 gene encoding exocyst complex component EXO70B2-like — MLNVIHVIITALEAKKLQAVLDMFTCVCGTSHMIRPVMISREAQSIFKEIGNSLEREGNKLSEIISNTTKEVRTLMEEDDSWAIEILQGSGEVHKNTRFIMDCIVSMTNARTSMHKSEPSHNSENLGGLIDIEYLEDLLLRKSWLLSDPSLRYLFLLNNSYFVAHVVSESSGSFIPDDPRDLTLKLTPECKKYMDSYLDFSWGHVLSCIPKSRSPGLIHRLTNTSSLAKFQSAFHETYQAQKFWKVPDPRLRDVLRRAIIERVISGYLDYLQEHPELEKHVGRESSSPQVLEEILGELFEG; from the coding sequence ATGCTCAATGTCATCCATGTCATCATCACTGCTCTCGAAGCCAAGAAGCTGCAGGCCGTGCTTGACATGTTTACCTGCGTATGTGGTACGTCGCACATGATTAGGCCGGTCATGATCTCTCGGGAAGCCCAAAGCATTTTCAAAGAGATAGGCAACTCGCTAGAGAGAGAAGGAAACAAGCTAAGCGAGATCATATCAAACACGACCAAGGAGGTGAGGACGCTCATGGAGGAAGATGACTCATGGGCTatcgagatcctgcaaggaagcggCGAGGTTCACAAGAACACTCGGTTCATCATGGATTGCATAGTATCCATGACGAATGCACGAACATCAATGCACAAATCTGAACCGAGCCACAACAGTGAAAACCTTGGTGGCCTGATCGATATCGAGTATCTGGAGGATCTGCTTCTGAGAAAATCATGGTTGCTCTCAGATCCAAGCCTCAGGTACTTGTTCCTGCTCAACAATTCCTATTTCGTAGCTCATGTAGTGTCTGAGTCATCAGGATCGTTCATTCCTGATGATCCGCGGGACCTCACACTTAAACTTACGCCTGAATGTAAGAAGTACATGGATAGTTATCTCGATTTTTCTTGGGGACATGTGCTCTCCTGCATACCAAAATCGAGATCTCCTGGATTGATCCATCGTTTGACCAACACCTCTTCACTGGCCAAATTCCAGTCGGCATTTCACGAAACGTACCAGGCTCAGAAGTTCTGGAAGGTTCCAGACCCTCGGCTCAGAGATGTGCTGCGGAGAGCTATCATTGAGAGAGTCATTTCAGGTTACCTCGACTACCTGCAGGAGCATCCGGAGCTAGAGAAACATGTTGGCCGCGAAAGCAGCAGTCCTCAAGTTTTGGAGGAGATTTTGGGAGAGCTATTTGAAGGATGA